The genome window CAGAGCAGCTGCGCAAACTGTTTATCGGCGGCCTGGACTACCGCACCACCGATGAGGGCCTGAAGGCTCACTTCGAGAAGTGGGGCAACATTGTCGACGTGGTGGTGATGAAGGATCCCAAGACGAAGCGCTCTCGCGGCTTCGGTTTCATCACGTATTCCCAGTCGTACATGATCGACAATGCGCAGAATGCTAGGCCCCACAAGATCGATGGACGCACCGTGGAGCCCAAGAGAGCTGTGCCACGCCAGGAGATCGATTCCCCGAACGCGGGTGCCACGGTTAAGAAGCTCTTTGTGGGCGGACTTCGTGACGATCACGATGAGGAGTGCCTGCGAGAGTACTTCAAAGATTTTGGCCAGATCGTGAGCGTGAACATTGTTTCCGACAAGGACACCGGCAAAAAGCGCGGCTTCGCCTTCATTGAGTTCGATGACTACGATCCCGTAGACAAAATCATCCTCCAGAAGACCCACTCCATCAAGAACAAGACCCTGGACGTGAAGAAGGCTATTGCCAAGCAGGATATGGATCGCCAGAGCGGCGGAGGTGGCGGACGCGGAGGTCCTCGAGCTGGCGGACGCGGTGGTCAGGGTGACCGAGCCCAGGGAGGCGGTGGCTGGGGAGGCCAGAACAGACAGAACGGTGGTGGCAACTGGGGCGGAGCTGGCGGCGGCGGTTTCGGCAACAGCGGCGGCAACTTTGGAGGTGGTCAGGGTGGCGGCTCCGGCGGTTGGAACCAGCAAGGCGGAAGCGGAGGTGGTCCATGGAACAACCAGGGTGGCGGCAACGGCGGCTGGaacggtggtggtggcggaggAGGCGGCTACGGCGGCGGAAACAGCAATGGCAGCTGGGGCGGTAACGGTGGTGGAGGTGGTGGCGGCTTCGGCAATGAATACCAGCAGAGCTACGGCGGCGGCCCACAGCGCAACAACAACTTTGGCAACAACCGTCCAGCTCCTTACAGTcaaggaggaggtggtggaggATTCAACAAGGGTACGTTGGGTAATTAAGTGAATTGACCAAAATGTACATATCTAGATAAACTTAAACCACGCATTTATTTTTCTGCAGGTAACCAGGGTGGAGGTCAAGGCTTTGCCGGGAACAACTACAACACCGGAGGTGGCGGCCAGGGTGGAAACATGGGAGGTGGCAATAGACGTTACTAGACAAGGTAAATATAAGTAACCTGGACGGCAGGTCCTATCCCATCGTACAATCCTCAAACTCTCGGATCTTTGGTCGTTATTGGCAGCTAGTTGGTAGCCTAGCCATGCAATCAAACTCATTCGGAACGATTCGAAGCTAATGCAAAATTCTTCTCCTCTCCAACTAGGTAAACACACATAGAGAGAGAGTGTCAGTTCAAGCTAGACGACAAACAGGCAGTCTAGGCAGGCAGATGCAGAGGCACAAGCACATTCACAGGCAGGCAATCAGTAGCATGTGTGTGTCAGACCAGGCAGACAAGATCAGAACCAAGAAATCAAGATGCAGAACCAAGAACCAGGCCGTGCGCAAGTGCAAGCAATCAATCAGGTTTGGGTCCGGCCGCAACCTGCAGGCTAAGGCCATAACCCACTTGTCAAAAGCACCAAGCAAATGATTATGCGTCAAGCAAAACAGCCAAaagcgaaacgaaacgaaatccAATCGACGCCACTTGTCCACAGTTTGAATGCTGCTGTCTCTCTTTTGTAACCATTAATAATTCGCTGATCGATTTATGTTTAGGGTCCTAAGAACCCTGAACGCTTAGTTTTaaccataaaaaaaaacaaaacaaacaaacacaacaacaaaatataaattaaacaataattttattgTACAAAATTGACTACCAACTGATCGACACGGATTCTCCTTGAGATCCAGTCGTTGTAAGGGTGTTATAAGGTAGAGTACCTTTCCTGATATTTATTCatgattttatatttttttagcGATCCAGCGAAATGTAAGAAATCAAATAGTACAATATTTTGTAATCACTTTTTTTGTACAACTAAGAACCTTTATGATTTGTGGCAAGCAAGATCCCAACTCCTGAAAAGCGAATGCCACGCACATTTGTGTACAGGCTGCACAGTGGCCGCGAAATGGTGTCCTAGCAAGCAAAATCCATATATGCATACCAACTCTGTTAGTCCATAAGAAGTAGATGCTAGCTACGCTAAGCCAgactaaaaagaaaaacgcTAAACAAATATCACAAACATTCTGTAATTAGTTCGTTACGAGTGAAACGAAAGCGACAAAAGAGATACAAGCAAAATAAAATCCTAACCAATGTTACCTACCCACCcaaaatgaaacgaaacgaaatgtCCTAGCAAAAAggagcagcaactgcagcaaaaTCCGGGTTTTCCGATCCATCCCAGATCGGCAGGTTGTAGCGAGCAGGGCTAATTACCGTCACTAGAGACCCCCACCTAACCCCCGGGCAAACCGCATACTAATGCACTGACTATTTCTTTGCAAGACTGGCCGGGCTACGGACGGATGCTCCCACCCGGGTCCGTATACAAAATCTGCGCTGCTCCACGCACCGGTTCGTTTCCCCCAGGTATAAGTTCATGGTTTTAGCCCGCAAAGCAAGCGGTGGCCCAGGAACAACTCACCGTGGACTTTGGTTAGCTGACTTGGTGGGTACTCTTCTCGGAGGTAAGTGAAGGTAACTAGTCGGCATTCTACTAACAACTCATTTGTTTCTGAATTCCTCAATAAAGTACAAATTTTACTATCAAGAACAAAAgctgtattttattttctggGGGCGACTACTATTAAGGTTCTGTGGAATATAAGTTCTTATAAGATCAATGTGGTTTTCTTCTATCTATGTATAATGTGGGTCAAAATCCATATATGTAGAATGTTTGCTGGAATGACGAAGCAAAAGGGACGAAATTTCATAGGATAAGGATTTAAGTCCTGTCAATTTATTGTCCTATTTGCATCCAATAATGCTGAATCATCTAAAAGTGGCAACAACTTTCACTAGCAAGGACAATTTGGTCTATGAATACCATAAAGGTTCTGTGGATTATGGCCGGTTTTCGAAGGACCAAGCTTTCTGGATTATTTTACGAATTCTTATGAGATCAATGggatttttcttttaataagGTATATGTAGTGTTTTTTTTGCTAGGATGACGAAGCAAAAGGGACGATATATTATAGGGTTACTGTTTAAGGATTCAAACCCTATCTAGGGGTGACCTATGCTAGGATAATGACCAAGCAAAAGGGCTATATTTTATAGGGTTACAGCTTAAGGTTTTAAGCCCTATCGATTTATTGGCCTATTTGCCTCCAATAATGCTGAATCATCTAAGCGTGGCAACAACTTTCACTAGCAAGATCTGCGGAATAAGGCcagttttaaaatatttgctaGGATAACGAAGCAATAGGTGCGATATTTTATAGGGTTACTGTGTAAGGATTTAAGCCCTATCGATTTATTGGCCTATTTGCATCCAATAATGCTGAATCATCTATATGTGGCAATCATATTTTTGGACCTTTTTCGATAGTCCATAACTAGGCCATAGACGTTTGGATTTTCTCGCCTGTCATTCAATCTGTGGTTGGCTTCAACTTAGTGCTGTAGTAAAGTAAATCAGGCTGTTTTACTTGTGATATCTTTTCGAAAATGGATAAGGGAAATTGTGCCTCATCGGTCTGCCTTGGAGATGTAAGCTCATAATCGCCTAAACTATTCATAATTACCAACGAAATCATCGTTGTGTGCAGAGCGAAGCCGATAGAAAGACGGCCATTAAGGATGAAGGCTCCGAGCACTTGCGCAAGATCTTCATTGGTGGCCTATCCACTCAGACGTCCATGGAAAAGCTGCGCGAATTCTTTAGCCAGTTCGGTGTCGTGTCCGATGCGGTGGTCATGCGGGATCCGGTGAGCAATCATTCCAGGGGCTTTGGCTTCGTCACCTTTGTGGATCCCAAGTCCGTGGAAGTTGTCCAAAGGGCCCGTCCCCACACCATTGATAATAAGTAAGTGTCACATTAATCTTTCGCAGCCCTATATATTATacaaatttgaataatttaattcaGAATTGTGGAGACAAAGCACGCTCTGCCACGCCAAGAACTCAAAAGGGGTGGCGGCGTTGGTTCCGTTGTCGGAAGTTTTCGCTTTGAAGCCGGTTTCGTGAATTCGAAAAGGATCTTTCTGGGCGGTTTGAAGGAGTATCACGATGAGAAAATCGTACGCGAATACTTTTCGCAGTTTGGACCAGTGGCCAGCGTGAAATTGCTCACTGACAGGGAGACCGGGCGTCAGCGGGCATTTGGCTTCCTCGAGTTCGTGGATCCATTGAGTGCCGAGAAGGCCTTGGGTAAGTTTTCATGTTTCTCATTTATTGAAAGTCATCgtggatttttttttcaactACCTAAGTATGATAACGCCGCTTGCTTTTATTTTCAGCACCGCGCAAGCACTGGATTCTCCAGACTTTGGTGGAGGTGAAGAGATCCACCCAGAAGCCCGACAGGCGTTTTCGCTTCCCCATTTCCAGCTCGGTCCGAGCCGGCTACATTCCGCCCCAGCCGGCCACCGCTGATAGCTACAACTACAATCCCTATCTGGCCCAGTCCGTTCTGCCGCCATCGGCATTCACCAACGGCTGGGCCCACTATGTGATTCCGATGGCATCCAAGCCAACACCCGGTCAGAACACGGCTCCAAAGCATACGTTCGCCGGACACGGTCCGGACATGTGGTCCTCCTATCCGAAGCCCGGTACCTACTCGGCCCAGAAGTGGACTCCCAGCAAAGTGGGCGAATGGGCACCGAAGGCCGGGCACAAACATGCCCAGACATCGACCAACGATCGTCCCAAGTTGAATTTGAATGGCCTCCAGGCAGCTACTTCCAATGACAAGCTGGACTTGGGCGCCGGTGGCGATGGAGATCGCAAGCTGGACGTGGGAGCTGGCTTGGaattgggtttgggtttgacACCCGGTACCGCCGTGGGAGTTGGAGCTATCAAGAAGTGGCCCAACCAGGACTATAAGGTCTTCAAGCCAGCTAAATCTCCCACCAACGGAGTGATTCCGAAGATCGGCAAGGGGGCTACCCCACCACCATACGgttaatttttttcattgaacatgaatttaatttcaaaaagaGAAAAGAATCTAAAGTATATTTTTATTCTTGCAGGTATCTAAGTGGAGGACGAAGTTATTCCCAATTTACTGCCGCAGTTTAACGCCCTTTGCTAATTTGCAGGCGATTCCGTTCGagatatttaataaataataaagcaGGGTCCTTTTGAGACTTAAAATCGTAAACTcttgttctttatttatactatttctgttttttttttgtttccattTAAAGTATTGCATGTATTGCATGAGTGAATTGATTTTGCGTAAATGTTTTATATCTGAAACGCTATAAAACGCACCAATGAATTATGACTGGAATTTTTGGGGCTTCTTCGACTGGCTAGTTATTAATTAAAGTTAGGCAAATTGCTCGGCTTTGTGCGCATCAATTTCACTTAAATGCTGAATGCTCAGTAGTTCCTCAGTTGTTTCAACACAAAGGCAATGGGAATCGTATTCAGTCGCAGGATAAGTAAAATAATACTTTCATGTCCTTTCCTTTCAGATATCTAAATTTCTACGACTTGGTGTTTCTTCTTTTAAACGCATATACCAGAAATACGAAATACGAACCGATCCAAAACAAaggtgtgtgttgtgtgtgcgTTTTTGAAATGAAACAAAATCATAAGTTTTCTGGTAAACACTCTGAATCTTTGTGGTtggattttattattatagttATTTTGTAGTtgtatacatataaattaaattataattaagtgTTTCCCTCCTTTTCTCTGTACTCTTTACAAACTGCAGTATTGTGATTTCATCGGTTTACTTAGAAATGAGCATGCACTctaattgtttgtttttcgtttaCTCTTACATCGATTTAGTTAGTACCTCTgatttgtattgtattgtttgATGCtgttttcatgtttttttttcttttgtattataattatttctatgatgttgttgctggccACGGAGCACTTTCAGCACTGATCGTTGAGCTAAGATTTGAACACTAACACTTTCgttttacaaaaaatgcacTAAAATTGCTTTAGACCCTGTTCACAGTGCTAGAAATGCGTGGTGTTGTTGAAATAGTTGTGGAAATTGCGATTGTAATTGATTTAGCAATTGATTCTCTAGGGCAGGCgtcgaacaacaaaaacaaatgataTGTTCCCAACGAATTAAAAAGTCCTTAAGCTTTAACAAAACAAGAATAACTTAGgcaattatatatatttggacGCCTGCGACAAAACTCAAAACTGATGCTCACAcgaatttaaatgttttcagTTTCCTAATCGCTTTTCtgccttttttattttgcagcagcagttatataaatatatatatatatatatatatttatgtatatttagaTTTCTGGTAAGTCTAAAAGTTAACATTAAATTATATGagtttttgctttgtttatatatattttgtatatatttgttGTTACATGTTTTGCTTGTTTTACCTTGAGAAAAATGTTAGTAGCTTGTGTTTCGTCCCCcaactatttattataatagGTTCTTGTGTGTTTATATGCTTCACATCTTCTCTACTCAATtcgtttctttcttttttttgggcttttcttgattttatttaaaaaatatgtacTAAATTTTAGTTCACAACTGCGTTGGAAACACCAAATCGTTTAAGTTGCTTGACTTAGTTTGGTTTACGACCTTGAACTCATTACACAGAACGaataaaagaaaagcgaaaacactgtccgtccgtccgtccgttcATTCCTCAACATCGATTGCATCGACCACGCCCCCGCCTGCGGCGCCGGCACCGCATTTGCCCTCATCACACGCTCTCATCTCCCACACTCTTCCGACCCCAACCGGTTCGAAGCGAACCGAACCGTTTCGAACCGATACGATACCTATATAGACTAGCTAGTCTGCAAATTAGATTTAAGTAGCAAAAGGTTTACAGGCTCTAAAATGCGGCGAACTTTCTTCTGGGGCGCTCTAAACGTCGACGTCGatgtgtttgtgttttccTCGCTTTTCCTTCTTGCGGCTTGGTGCTCAATTgattttcctttcattttcaatgtttttttaaGAGGTTTGTGTTCTTGTGTGCTTTGCTTTGCTTATATCGTGATCTtatttttgcttgtttttaacCGCGCCTTACATTTTTCTCGTGTTTacattcctttttttttttagtttttaaattaatttttttttttcaagtctttcttttgctcttttttattgcattttacaaggtttttcattttttttatgtttttttcttttccttctGTTTATATCTTTTTAGCTAAGTGTGTaagtttttccttttaatttctttttgtttttagcttAAGTAATGGTGTTATTCaatgaaaaaacaaacaaaaatgtgTTGCATTGCTCCTTTCCTTCGTTTCAAACCAATTTCTCGCATCTTGCGTACTTAAGATAGATTTTAGTTGAAGGTTATTGCCAAACAAAAGCTGAAACTAAAGTTTACATTTATGCTAAAATGGGTGAGTGAGTGtattttgtgtttgcttttgtGTGCGATCGTGTGTTTGCGATGAGTGTTTTGTGAGTGTGCTTGGTTGAGACTTAAATTTAATACACGTGTTTCAAGGTGAAGTTGATTCcgtgagtgggtggtgggtggtagAGAGTAGCAGTTGCCGAGCTGAAGCTTACattcttttggtttttggatTCACAACGAAGATTTGCACAGAATTTCGGTATATTTTGGCACGAACTGGCTGGAAAAAGCGAGCCTAACGCAATTAAACTAAGAAGGGACTCAGGATCGATGACGCAACTCTACATCCCatctttctttttcttttttttttgtagttcGACGCCCCGTGTTGCGCTGAGGAACATTTAAAGGACAGTTGACGGTTTCTGTTGCTCCAACTACTTTATCTTagtgagtgtgtgtaattTGCGTGTCTTTGTGTGTTTAATTGCATGAGATGTTCTTGAATGTAATTGATTGTTTGCATTGTGGAAGAAGTCGATGTTTTTAACGTtgggttgttgctgctgttctTGATGTTATAGTcgctactgctgctgttgctcatTTGTTGATGCTTTTGCTGATGACGTGCTGCTGGACAATTCCCTTAGCGACGTCCGTAGTTGCCACCACCACTCTGTCCATTTCCGGCACCGCGCAGCGGTCCGTTAGACTGGTTGTTGCCGCCACCGGTGCGGTTATCCTGGCGCTGTCCGAatccaccgccgccgcctcccAGGCGTGGAGCACCGTttccaccgccgccgccctGGCGCAGATTGTTGCCACCGGCATTGTTGCGCATcatgccgccgccgctgccattgttgttgcccaTCGGACGCGACTGCGGACCATTGTTGCCGCCCAAACGGCCCATGTTGTTGTTCAGGTTGTTGCCACCGATCTGCTGGCGCGGCACCATGTCGTTGCGCACACGCGGCTTCTTCTCCTCCACATTCAACTTCTGGCCATCGGGTGAGTTCTCGGGGAAGTACAGGGGCTATGAAATGAAAAGAATATGCTTAGATAACCTTTCTGATCACAGTAAAAGTAAGGAGGTAAATCCTCGGCTGTACCTCAGCAATTTcaataattaaatatactTGGTGCTAAACTTACGCAGTTGGCCAGGCACTTTTGCACCGCCTCAGGATCGTCGTAGGTAATAAATCCGTAGTTCAGCGGACTGCGCATGCCTGGTGGCACCTTGTTGCCAGCCTTGGACAAAATGCGCAGCTCCAGCACATTTCCGAAGCGTGAGAAGATCTCTCGCAAATCATCCTCGCTGGCGTGGTGCGGTATATTGCCCAAGAACAGCTGCTGATTATCACCGAACTGCTGCGTGTTGCTCGAGCGGCGCTGCTCAAAGTCTGTAAAGTATAAAGAACAAGTTATTAGCAAGAGCTACTAAAAAGCGGTACATGATGTTGCTTATCATATAAGCCAAACTTAAGTTTGAGTAATAATCTGATAAGAAaataaaccaaacaaaataaatcgttctaaaaaaaaactaaacgaAAACCCAATCGCATCATAAATATGCAATCATAATAAATTATAGGGGGACTAAACAAGTAATTCTTAGAAACCACAGTTTTCATTTCTACATTAGATCCAAGGCACTACATCTTTTAGTCTTTTTACCCTGAAGCCGAATAGAGGGGAATGACCCCTTTAAATTTAAGGGTGGAACGATGAACTTACCACCCTTGCTGTTGCGGATCGAGTTGTTTCGCTGCGGCAGCGGGCCACCGTTGTCCAGTCGCGAGttgccgttgctgttgttatacGACGAAGCGGTGGTGGAGTAGCTAACCTGACTGCCATTGCCGCCACCCGAGGTTGCTGAGGAAGAATTATaggtgttgctgctgatggactgctgctgctgctgttgctgctgaagttgttgctgctgctgcagtgcgGCGTTCACAAAGCCGCTGGGCGAGGAGGACGTGGACTTGAAGAGATTCGCGTACGTCTTGGGCTcattctgctgctgcttggcGGCCTCGTActtttcctgctgctgttgctcgtGAATGGTTTTGAAATCCTCGACGGGGGTGGGAGGCTTCTGCTGCCTTGGCGCCACCTCGACTTCTTCTGGCTCAGCCAgcggttgttgctgctgttgcaaagGCTGCTGCTGGAtaggttgctgctgctgctgctgcggggGCAGCTGTGccggttgctgctgctgctgctggatgaGCTGTGGTGCCACCAGTGGCGACTGTTGGAAGCCCGCGCTTGGCACTGGGACAATGGGCAACACAGGCGTGCCGgtcggctgctgctgctgctgctgtaccAGGGGAGACACGCTGGGAGGGACCAgcacctgctgctgcagttcctCGTGCGACACCACACCGTTCTGGATGGGCTGTGGCGGCGGAACGGTGAACTGCGCGGGCAGTGGAACAGCCGCGGCTTGCGGAGCTGGTGGCAAAACAGCCACAGGACGTCCG of Drosophila mauritiana strain mau12 chromosome 3R, ASM438214v1, whole genome shotgun sequence contains these proteins:
- the LOC117142907 gene encoding ribonucleoprotein RB97D isoform X2 — its product is MDKGNCASSVCLGDSEADRKTAIKDEGSEHLRKIFIGGLSTQTSMEKLREFFSQFGVVSDAVVMRDPVSNHSRGFGFVTFVDPKSVEVVQRARPHTIDNKIVETKHALPRQELKRGGGVGSVVGSFRFEAGFVNSKRIFLGGLKEYHDEKIVREYFSQFGPVASVKLLTDRETGRQRAFGFLEFVDPLSAEKALAPRKHWILQTLVEVKRSTQKPDRRFRFPISSSVRAGYIPPQPATADSYNYNPYLAQSVLPPSAFTNGWAHYVIPMASKPTPGQNTAPKHTFAGHGPDMWSSYPKPGTYSAQKWTPSKVGEWAPKAGHKHAQTSTNDRPKLNLNGLQAATSNDKLDLGAGGDGDRKLDVGAGLELGLGLTPGTAVGVGAIKKWPNQDYKVFKPAKSPTNGVIPKIGKGATPPPYG
- the LOC117142907 gene encoding ribonucleoprotein RB97D isoform X1; translation: MDKGNCASSVCLGDSEADRKTAIKDEGSEHLRKIFIGGLSTQTSMEKLREFFSQFGVVSDAVVMRDPVSNHSRGFGFVTFVDPKSVEVVQRARPHTIDNKIVETKHALPRQELKRGGGVGSVVGSFRFEAGFVNSKRIFLGGLKEYHDEKIVREYFSQFGPVASVKLLTDRETGRQRAFGFLEFVDPLSAEKALAPRKHWILQTLVEVKRSTQKPDRRFRFPISSSVRAGYIPPQPATADSYNYNPYLAQSVLPPSAFTNGWAHYVIPMASKPTPGQNTAPKHTFAGHGPDMWSSYPKPGTYSAQKWTPSKVGEWAPKAGHKHAQTSTNDRPKLNLNGLQAATSNDKLDLGAGGDGDRKLDVGAGLELGLGLTPGTAVGVGAIKKWPNQDYKVFKPAKSPTNGVIPKIGKGATPPPYGI
- the LOC117143688 gene encoding heterogeneous nuclear ribonucleoprotein 87F isoform X2, yielding MAEQNDSNGNYDDGEEITEPEQLRKLFIGGLDYRTTDEGLKAHFEKWGNIVDVVVMKDPKTKRSRGFGFITYSQSYMIDNAQNARPHKIDGRTVEPKRAVPRQEIDSPNAGATVKKLFVGGLRDDHDEECLREYFKDFGQIVSVNIVSDKDTGKKRGFAFIEFDDYDPVDKIILQKTHSIKNKTLDVKKAIAKQDMDRQSGGGGGRGGPRAGGRGGQGDRAQGGGGWGGQNRQNGGGNWGGAGGGGFGNSGGNFGGGQGGGSGGWNQQGGSGGGPWNNQGGGNGGWNGGGGGGGGYGGGNSNGSWGGNGGGGGGGFGNEYQQSYGGGPQRNNNFGNNRPAPYSQGGGGGGFNKGNQGGGQGFAGNNYNTGGGGQGGNMGGGNRRY
- the LOC117143688 gene encoding heterogeneous nuclear ribonucleoprotein 87F isoform X1, producing the protein MAEQNDSNGNYDDGEEITEPEQLRKLFIGGLDYRTTDEGLKAHFEKWGNIVDVVVMKDPKTKRSRGFGFITYSQSYMIDNAQNARPHKIDGRTVEPKRAVPRQEIDSPNAGATVKKLFVGGLRDDHDEECLREYFKDFGQIVSVNIVSDKDTGKKRGFAFIEFDDYDPVDKIILQKTHSIKNKTLDVKKAIAKQDMDRQSGGGGGRGGPRAGGRGGQGDRAQGGGGWGGQNRQNGGGNWGGAGGGGFGNSGGNFGGGQGGGSGGWNQQGGSGGGPWNNQGGGNGGWNGGGGGGGGYGGGNSNGSWGGNGGGGGGGFGNEYQQSYGGGPQRNNNFGNNRPAPYSQGGGGGGFNKGTLGNQGGGQGFAGNNYNTGGGGQGGNMGGGNRRY
- the LOC117142906 gene encoding ras GTPase-activating protein-binding protein 1; its protein translation is MVMDATQSQQPSPQSVGREFVRQYYTLLNKAPNHLHRFYNHNSSYIHGESKLVVGQREIHNRIQQLNFNDCHAKISQVDAQATLGNGVVVQVTGELSNDGQPMRRFTQTFVLAAQSPKKYYVHNDIFRYQDLYIEDEQDGESRSENDEEHDVQVVGGTVDQAVQVAGDVVAQQPQQQQAPPQPQAQVVVPQQVAPVAAGGAAPQQIFYPLPAAAAAGRPVAVLPPAPQAAAVPLPAQFTVPPPQPIQNGVVSHEELQQQVLVPPSVSPLVQQQQQQPTGTPVLPIVPVPSAGFQQSPLVAPQLIQQQQQQPAQLPPQQQQQQPIQQQPLQQQQQPLAEPEEVEVAPRQQKPPTPVEDFKTIHEQQQQEKYEAAKQQQNEPKTYANLFKSTSSSPSGFVNAALQQQQQLQQQQQQQQSISSNTYNSSSATSGGGNGSQVSYSTTASSYNNSNGNSRLDNGGPLPQRNNSIRNSKGDFEQRRSSNTQQFGDNQQLFLGNIPHHASEDDLREIFSRFGNVLELRILSKAGNKVPPGMRSPLNYGFITYDDPEAVQKCLANCPLYFPENSPDGQKLNVEEKKPRVRNDMVPRQQIGGNNLNNNMGRLGGNNGPQSRPMGNNNGSGGGMMRNNAGGNNLRQGGGGGNGAPRLGGGGGGFGQRQDNRTGGGNNQSNGPLRGAGNGQSGGGNYGRR